From one Paractinoplanes brasiliensis genomic stretch:
- a CDS encoding SigE family RNA polymerase sigma factor, protein MTDEEEFVEFATAHAERLRATAFMLCRDWHLAQDLTQSALTKLFLSWRRAVQSDNLTAYAQKILLRVFLDHRRRRSSSETASEVLREPAYRENPELRLTMLDALACLPERDRAIVILRYFEDYSVDRVADVLELPVSVVKSQTRRSLAKLRELLASEQLALFG, encoded by the coding sequence ATGACCGACGAGGAGGAGTTCGTCGAGTTCGCCACCGCCCACGCCGAGCGGCTGCGGGCCACCGCGTTCATGCTGTGCCGCGACTGGCATCTCGCGCAGGACCTCACCCAGAGCGCGCTGACCAAGCTGTTCCTGTCGTGGCGCCGCGCCGTGCAGAGCGACAACCTGACCGCGTACGCGCAGAAGATCCTGCTCCGGGTCTTCCTCGACCACCGCCGGCGCCGCTCGTCGTCGGAGACGGCCAGCGAGGTGCTGCGGGAACCGGCGTACCGGGAGAACCCCGAGCTGCGGCTGACCATGCTGGACGCGCTGGCCTGCCTGCCCGAACGGGACCGGGCGATCGTGATCCTGCGCTACTTCGAGGACTACAGCGTCGACCGGGTCGCCGACGTGCTCGAGCTGCCGGTGAGCGTGGTCAAGAGCCAGACCCGGCGGTCGCTGGCCAAGCTGCGCGAACTGCTCGCCTCCGAACAACTGGCCCTGTTCGGCTAG
- the def gene encoding peptide deformylase has protein sequence MTVRPIRIIGDAVLRTECDPVTAFDAELQALVDDLEDTVREPGRAGVAAPQIGVSARVFSYNVDDVVGHMVNPVLTDLEGEQDDDEGCLSIPGLYFPTRRAMSVTATGFDRHGEPLVIKGAGFLARALQHETDHLNGTLYIDTLTGEVRRQALREVRRLPRG, from the coding sequence ATGACAGTCCGGCCCATCAGGATCATCGGTGACGCCGTGCTGCGCACCGAGTGCGACCCCGTCACCGCGTTCGACGCGGAGCTGCAGGCCCTGGTCGACGACCTGGAGGACACCGTACGTGAGCCCGGCCGCGCCGGTGTGGCCGCGCCGCAGATCGGGGTGAGCGCCCGGGTCTTCTCCTACAACGTCGACGACGTGGTCGGGCACATGGTCAACCCCGTGCTGACCGACCTCGAGGGCGAACAGGACGACGACGAGGGCTGTTTGTCCATCCCCGGCCTGTACTTCCCGACCCGCCGCGCCATGTCGGTCACCGCCACCGGGTTCGACCGCCACGGTGAGCCGCTGGTCATCAAGGGCGCGGGGTTCCTGGCCCGCGCCCTGCAACACGAGACCGACCATCTCAACGGCACCCTCTACATCGACACCCTGACCGGTGAGGTCCGCCGTCAGGCGTTGCGTGAGGTCCGCCGCCTGCCCCGCGGCTGA